One window of the Clostridium sp. MB40-C1 genome contains the following:
- a CDS encoding SoxR reducing system RseC family protein, producing the protein MTEIGYITSVHGEYASVIFKRKSGCGDNCASCKSSCGGRSSVTTEIENVLNGKTGDKVKISIEEKAFNKMIIWVYVFPLIMMFVGIGSGINIFRNMGYSNYELFSFLLGMLFLAISYGILNILNRSKVKNKEIVLKMIEIIKD; encoded by the coding sequence ATGACAGAAATTGGATATATAACTTCTGTTCATGGAGAATATGCATCAGTGATATTTAAAAGAAAATCTGGGTGTGGAGATAATTGTGCATCATGCAAATCTTCTTGCGGTGGAAGAAGCTCAGTTACTACAGAAATAGAGAATGTTTTAAATGGTAAAACAGGAGATAAAGTAAAGATTTCTATAGAAGAAAAAGCTTTTAATAAGATGATTATTTGGGTTTATGTATTTCCTTTGATTATGATGTTTGTAGGAATTGGATCTGGAATAAATATATTTAGAAACATGGGCTATTCCAATTATGAATTATTTAGCTTTTTATTAGGAATGTTATTCTTAGCAATTTCTTATGGAATTTTAAATATTTTAAATAGAAGTAAAGTTAAAAATAAGGAAATTGTTTTAAAAATGATAGAAATTATTAAAGATTAA
- a CDS encoding M23 family metallopeptidase, with protein MGNFNSKYESYYNSIVNRRNTSGYYNGISNKHQKQFTGNRIIKKLIQDLCGVLVMFLFVITCKTIVTPQTTTAYNYCKNVVNKNYDYKKIIYTIKNEGKAENFQDRIINIIEKVKTKFTGEETIKNMIKDKFQLPVEGKIMSSTKEGVDIESSNKVDIKASYDGTVKQCGIDKKYGKYIVIDHGQGLETKYSNLENIVVKKQDKIGKGQIIAKSNGGNSNEVVHFEILFMGQNKGLEKNVETK; from the coding sequence ATGGGTAATTTTAATTCTAAATATGAAAGTTATTATAATTCTATTGTGAATAGAAGAAATACTAGTGGATACTACAATGGAATTTCTAATAAACATCAAAAGCAATTTACAGGTAATAGAATAATTAAAAAATTGATTCAAGATCTGTGTGGAGTTTTAGTTATGTTTCTTTTTGTAATAACATGTAAGACTATTGTTACTCCACAAACCACTACAGCATACAATTATTGTAAGAATGTAGTTAATAAAAATTATGATTATAAAAAGATAATCTATACAATTAAGAATGAAGGGAAAGCAGAAAATTTTCAAGATAGAATTATAAACATTATTGAAAAAGTTAAAACCAAGTTTACTGGGGAAGAAACAATAAAAAATATGATAAAAGACAAGTTTCAGTTACCTGTAGAAGGAAAAATTATGAGTTCAACTAAAGAAGGAGTAGATATAGAGTCATCAAATAAAGTAGATATAAAAGCAAGCTATGATGGTACAGTAAAGCAATGCGGTATTGATAAAAAATATGGAAAGTATATTGTCATTGATCATGGTCAAGGACTTGAAACAAAATATTCCAATTTAGAGAATATAGTAGTAAAAAAACAAGACAAAATTGGTAAAGGACAAATTATAGCTAAAAGTAATGGTGGTAATTCTAATGAGGTAGTTCATTTTGAAATTTTATTTATGGGTCAAAATAAGGGTTTAGAAAAAAATGTGGAAACGAAGTAG
- a CDS encoding NAD(+) synthase — MNFIRVAAACPITNVAHMNFNIENIKDCINKALEKDSKLIVFPELSLTSYTCGDLFSQQQLLEKSNLSLKRLCLFSKNKDILIAIGAPLVYKNCLYNCGYIIYNGNILGIVPKSHIPNYSEFYEKRWFTEGINIVSKKISLPFQENIPFGVNLLFTSGDFKFGFEICEDLWTVIPPSSYLSLAGANIIGNLSASNELVSKAQYRKSLIENQSGRSICSYVYSSSGVFESSTDLVFSGHLLIAENGYILEENDRFQRENEVITQLIDIDKLNNERLKNLSFRSYEGYLPFEVEKISFNFSNTELKEFDRFVDKHPFVPSNENERAERCKEIFSIQSSGLAKRLTHTGINKAVIGISGGLDSTLALLVTVKTFDLLNIPRKNIITITMPGFGTTDRTYNNAINLCKELDTDLREINIVDACLQHFKDINHPVEKHDVTYENVQARERTQILMDISNKEGGLLVGTGDLSELALGWATYNGDHMSMYSVNCSVPKTLVRYLVKYVADTESSKEVSKILIDILDTPVSPELLPKDNAGEISQKTEDIVGPYELHDFFLYYFIRQGATPKKILFLAKHAFKDCYDNETIEKWLDKFIKRFFTQQFKRSALPDGPKVGTISLSPRGDWRMPSDASYAIWR, encoded by the coding sequence ATGAATTTTATTAGAGTTGCTGCAGCATGCCCCATAACTAATGTAGCACATATGAACTTTAATATTGAAAATATAAAAGACTGTATAAATAAAGCTCTAGAAAAAGATAGTAAGCTTATAGTATTTCCTGAGCTTTCTCTAACCTCTTATACTTGTGGAGATCTTTTTTCACAGCAACAATTACTAGAAAAATCTAACTTATCATTAAAAAGACTTTGCCTTTTTTCGAAAAATAAAGATATACTTATAGCTATCGGCGCCCCCTTAGTATATAAAAATTGTTTATATAACTGTGGCTACATAATATATAATGGTAATATACTTGGAATTGTTCCTAAAAGTCATATTCCTAATTATTCAGAGTTCTATGAAAAAAGATGGTTTACAGAGGGTATAAACATAGTTAGCAAAAAAATATCTCTTCCTTTTCAAGAAAACATACCTTTTGGAGTAAACTTATTATTTACTAGTGGTGATTTTAAGTTTGGATTTGAAATATGTGAAGACTTATGGACTGTTATACCTCCTAGCTCATACTTAAGCCTAGCTGGAGCTAATATAATAGGAAATCTTTCTGCTTCCAATGAACTTGTAAGTAAAGCCCAATATAGAAAATCATTAATTGAAAATCAAAGTGGAAGAAGTATTTGTTCCTATGTTTATTCTTCTTCTGGGGTATTTGAATCATCTACGGACTTAGTATTTAGTGGGCATTTACTTATAGCTGAAAATGGATACATACTTGAGGAAAATGATAGATTTCAAAGAGAAAATGAAGTAATAACTCAGCTAATAGACATTGATAAATTAAATAATGAGCGTTTAAAAAATCTAAGTTTTAGGTCTTATGAAGGTTATTTACCTTTTGAAGTTGAAAAAATATCATTTAATTTTTCTAATACTGAGTTAAAGGAATTTGATAGATTTGTAGATAAACATCCTTTTGTACCTTCAAATGAAAATGAAAGAGCGGAAAGATGCAAAGAAATATTTAGTATTCAATCCTCTGGACTTGCTAAAAGATTAACTCATACTGGAATTAATAAAGCTGTAATTGGTATTTCTGGCGGACTTGATTCAACTTTAGCTTTACTTGTAACAGTTAAGACCTTTGATTTATTAAATATTCCTAGAAAAAATATAATAACTATAACAATGCCAGGCTTTGGTACTACAGATAGAACATATAATAATGCAATAAACTTATGTAAAGAATTAGATACAGATTTAAGAGAAATAAATATTGTAGATGCATGTCTTCAACATTTTAAAGATATAAATCATCCTGTAGAAAAACATGATGTTACATATGAAAATGTTCAAGCAAGAGAAAGAACACAAATTCTTATGGATATATCCAACAAAGAAGGCGGTCTTTTAGTAGGTACTGGTGATTTATCTGAACTAGCACTAGGTTGGGCAACTTATAATGGAGACCATATGTCTATGTATTCAGTAAATTGCTCTGTTCCTAAAACTTTAGTTAGATATTTAGTAAAATATGTAGCTGATACAGAAAGTTCAAAAGAAGTTTCAAAAATTCTTATTGATATTTTAGATACTCCAGTTAGTCCTGAGCTTTTACCTAAAGACAATGCTGGAGAAATTTCTCAAAAAACAGAAGACATAGTAGGACCTTATGAACTTCATGATTTCTTCTTATATTATTTTATAAGACAAGGAGCTACTCCTAAAAAGATTCTATTTTTGGCAAAACACGCCTTTAAAGATTGTTATGATAATGAAACTATAGAAAAATGGCTGGATAAGTTCATAAAACGTTTCTTTACTCAACAATTTAAACGATCAGCTTTACCTGATGGTCCAAAAGTTGGAACAATAAGTCTTTCCCCTAGAGGCGACTGGAGAATGCCCTCAGATGCTAGTTATGCTATTTGGAGATAA
- a CDS encoding ABC transporter ATP-binding protein, which produces MIEFQNVSLEVEEQNDKVTILQDINLKLEDNKIYVITGPNGGGKSSLCKLIMGIYNPTAGKILLDGEDITDLGITERARKKVGYAFQQPPHFKGMTVKELLELSSKDNKEKVEINELLADMGLCPKDYINREVNGSLSGGELKRIEIASVLARELKLAVFDEPEAGIDLWSFQRLVETFKNMHKKYNSTIVIISHQERIIDIADEVIVLSKGTIERTTSKEEIIKEIKDQVACEYCETCEGRM; this is translated from the coding sequence ATGATAGAATTTCAAAATGTTTCACTAGAAGTAGAAGAACAAAATGATAAAGTTACTATTTTACAAGATATAAATTTAAAATTAGAAGATAATAAAATTTATGTTATTACAGGACCTAATGGAGGCGGTAAGTCTTCTTTATGTAAACTTATAATGGGAATATATAATCCTACAGCTGGAAAGATTCTTTTGGATGGAGAGGATATTACTGACTTAGGGATTACAGAAAGAGCTAGAAAAAAAGTTGGATATGCTTTTCAACAACCTCCTCACTTTAAAGGAATGACAGTTAAAGAATTATTAGAGTTATCTAGTAAAGATAATAAAGAAAAAGTAGAAATAAATGAGTTATTAGCTGATATGGGACTATGTCCTAAAGATTATATAAATAGAGAAGTTAATGGAAGTCTTTCTGGTGGAGAGTTGAAGAGAATAGAGATAGCTTCAGTTTTAGCTAGAGAGTTAAAGCTTGCGGTTTTTGATGAGCCAGAAGCAGGAATTGATTTATGGAGTTTTCAAAGACTTGTAGAGACTTTTAAAAATATGCATAAGAAATATAATTCAACAATTGTTATAATTTCTCACCAGGAACGCATTATAGATATTGCTGATGAAGTTATAGTTTTATCAAAAGGAACTATAGAAAGAACTACTAGCAAAGAAGAAATTATAAAGGAGATAAAAGACCAAGTAGCCTGTGAATATTGCGAAACATGTGAGGGGAGAATGTAG
- a CDS encoding DUF1858 domain-containing protein has product MKITKDMTIGEIIRMDMSKAEILMNFGMGCVGCPSAQGETIEEAAMVHGIDLNALLEALNK; this is encoded by the coding sequence ATGAAAATTACTAAAGACATGACAATAGGTGAAATAATAAGAATGGATATGTCTAAAGCAGAAATTTTAATGAACTTTGGAATGGGATGTGTTGGATGTCCTTCAGCTCAAGGTGAAACTATAGAAGAAGCAGCTATGGTTCATGGAATAGACCTAAATGCTTTATTGGAAGCTTTAAACAAATAG
- the gdhA gene encoding NADP-specific glutamate dehydrogenase codes for MNTKEYVQKVYEQVLQRNPGEVEFHQAVKEVIHSLTPVFEKHPEYVKQGILERIVEPDRQFIFRVPWVDDNGNVRVNRGFRVQFNNAIGPYKGGLRFHPTVNLSIIKFLGFEQIFKNSLTGLPIGGGKGGSDFDPKGKSDVEIMRFCQSFMSELYKYIGQDIDVPAGDIGVGGREIGYLYGYYKKLRSSYEAGVLTGKGLTYGGSLARKEATGYGLVYFVDEMLKGKGMNLEGKTVVVSGSGNVAIYAIEKVQELGGKVVACSDSNGYIYDKDGIKLETVKKIKEVDRKRIKEYVIYHESAEYHEGCREIWTISCDVALPCATQNEISKEEAEILVKNGVKAVGEGANMPSTLEAVEIFLKNKILFAPAKAANAGGVAVSALEMSQNSIRYSWSFEEVDNKLKDIMKNIYENSVRCAKAYGHEDNYVVGANIAGFLKVADAMYAQGII; via the coding sequence ATGAATACAAAAGAATATGTACAAAAAGTATACGAACAAGTTTTGCAAAGAAATCCTGGCGAAGTAGAATTTCATCAAGCAGTTAAAGAAGTTATACATTCTTTAACACCTGTTTTTGAAAAACATCCGGAATATGTAAAACAAGGAATTTTAGAAAGAATAGTTGAACCAGATAGACAATTTATTTTTAGAGTACCATGGGTAGATGATAATGGAAACGTTAGAGTAAACAGAGGATTTAGAGTTCAATTTAATAATGCTATTGGACCGTATAAAGGTGGACTTAGATTTCATCCTACTGTAAATTTGAGCATAATAAAATTTTTAGGATTTGAACAAATTTTTAAAAATTCTTTAACTGGTCTTCCGATAGGTGGAGGTAAAGGTGGTTCTGATTTCGATCCAAAAGGAAAGTCAGATGTAGAAATAATGAGATTCTGCCAAAGTTTTATGTCAGAACTTTATAAGTATATAGGACAGGATATTGACGTTCCTGCAGGAGACATCGGAGTTGGTGGACGTGAAATTGGATATCTATATGGATACTATAAAAAATTAAGAAGTTCATATGAAGCAGGAGTTTTAACAGGAAAAGGATTAACTTATGGTGGAAGTCTTGCTAGAAAAGAAGCAACAGGATATGGATTAGTTTACTTTGTTGATGAAATGTTAAAAGGAAAAGGAATGAACCTTGAAGGAAAAACAGTAGTAGTTTCAGGTTCAGGAAATGTAGCTATTTATGCTATAGAAAAAGTTCAAGAATTAGGCGGAAAAGTTGTTGCGTGTAGTGATTCTAACGGATATATATATGATAAAGATGGAATTAAATTAGAAACTGTTAAGAAAATAAAAGAAGTAGATAGAAAAAGAATTAAAGAATATGTTATCTATCATGAGAGTGCTGAGTATCATGAAGGATGCAGAGAAATATGGACAATATCATGTGACGTAGCGCTTCCATGTGCTACACAAAACGAAATAAGCAAAGAAGAGGCAGAAATATTAGTTAAAAATGGTGTTAAAGCAGTAGGTGAAGGGGCTAATATGCCATCTACTCTAGAAGCTGTAGAGATATTCTTAAAAAACAAGATTCTTTTTGCACCTGCAAAAGCAGCAAATGCTGGAGGAGTTGCTGTTTCAGCTCTAGAAATGAGCCAAAATAGTATAAGATACTCATGGAGTTTTGAAGAAGTAGATAATAAATTAAAAGATATTATGAAAAATATATATGAAAATTCAGTAAGATGTGCTAAAGCGTATGGTCATGAAGATAATTATGTTGTAGGAGCAAATATTGCTGGATTCCTAAAAGTTGCTGATGCAATGTATGCACAAGGTATAATTTAG
- a CDS encoding chromate transporter: protein MKKLLTMFITFFKIGAFTFGGGYAMIPLIQAEVVDKQNWIDKEEFLDIIVISQSFPGALAVNSSVFIGYKIGGLIGAILALMGVVLPSLFIILVVAHFFLQFRNNHIVDLIFKGISAAVPVLVLSGVDKLAKALDKSIDNLIILIISIIAVTIFNIHPILIISFSAIYGVLFLRKKVS, encoded by the coding sequence ATGAAAAAGCTTTTAACTATGTTCATAACTTTTTTTAAGATAGGCGCATTTACATTTGGTGGTGGCTATGCAATGATACCCCTTATTCAAGCTGAAGTTGTAGATAAACAAAATTGGATAGATAAAGAAGAATTTTTGGATATTATAGTCATTTCTCAATCCTTTCCTGGAGCATTAGCTGTAAACTCTTCTGTTTTCATAGGCTATAAAATAGGTGGATTAATAGGTGCTATATTAGCTTTAATGGGAGTTGTACTTCCTTCTCTTTTTATAATATTAGTTGTAGCACACTTTTTTTTACAATTTAGAAATAATCATATAGTTGATTTAATTTTTAAAGGTATTTCTGCTGCTGTTCCTGTGTTAGTTTTATCTGGTGTAGATAAATTGGCAAAAGCCTTAGATAAAAGTATAGATAATTTAATCATACTAATTATATCTATAATTGCAGTTACTATCTTTAATATTCATCCTATTTTAATAATATCTTTCTCTGCAATTTATGGTGTTTTATTTTTAAGAAAGAAGGTGAGTTAA
- a CDS encoding YaaR family protein — protein sequence MEITPVGRNTPVTSEKKVVASKKNFSQSFSFANQKKSEEQLKKMLEDIKKKGNRLVITKCYGDVAAYKRMIREYLESVLTHMYGVKKDISFWQTQYFITVETIDEKLEELTQMLLGEEKENLSVAATIDEITGLIVDIYK from the coding sequence TTGGAAATAACACCAGTAGGAAGAAATACTCCAGTTACATCTGAAAAAAAGGTAGTGGCAAGTAAAAAAAATTTTTCTCAAAGCTTTAGTTTTGCCAATCAAAAAAAATCTGAAGAACAACTAAAAAAAATGCTTGAAGATATAAAGAAGAAAGGGAATAGACTGGTTATAACTAAGTGTTATGGAGATGTAGCTGCTTATAAGAGAATGATAAGAGAATATCTAGAGTCTGTACTTACTCATATGTATGGAGTTAAAAAAGATATAAGTTTTTGGCAAACTCAATATTTTATAACTGTTGAAACAATAGATGAAAAATTAGAAGAACTTACACAAATGCTTTTAGGAGAGGAAAAAGAAAACTTAAGTGTAGCAGCTACTATTGATGAAATAACGGGACTTATAGTGGATATATATAAATAA
- a CDS encoding chromate transporter has product MKLLIKLYVTFFNIGMFSFGGGLAMIPFIKKEIVDSNHWIDFSTFKDIIGISQMTPGPIAINAATFVGFKISGIMGSIFATLGVISFSFILVSIATHYIIKFKESKILKSAMLGMRPAVIGLITSAFILLAKSSYTLKDIKSILLGGIIGILSFKTKIHPILIIIISAVLGIVFYGIF; this is encoded by the coding sequence ATGAAGCTTTTAATAAAACTTTATGTTACCTTTTTTAATATAGGAATGTTTAGTTTTGGTGGTGGACTTGCTATGATTCCATTTATAAAAAAAGAGATAGTAGATTCTAATCATTGGATTGATTTTTCTACTTTTAAAGACATAATAGGAATATCTCAAATGACTCCTGGACCTATAGCTATAAATGCGGCTACTTTTGTAGGATTCAAAATATCTGGTATTATGGGCAGTATTTTTGCTACCTTAGGAGTTATATCTTTTTCATTTATTTTAGTTTCTATTGCCACTCATTATATAATAAAGTTTAAAGAGTCTAAAATACTAAAATCTGCAATGTTAGGCATGAGACCTGCAGTTATAGGATTAATAACATCTGCTTTTATACTTCTTGCTAAAAGTTCTTATACATTAAAAGATATAAAGAGTATACTATTAGGCGGAATTATAGGAATATTATCATTTAAAACTAAAATCCATCCTATTCTGATAATAATAATATCTGCAGTGTTGGGAATAGTCTTCTACGGAATTTTCTAA
- a CDS encoding SPFH domain-containing protein, with protein sequence MISTILLTILLVIVLLAVLTSIKIVNTGYIYILERFGQYHRSLQPGWHFTIPFADFVRRKISTKQQILDIQPQSVITKDNVKISIDNVIFYKVLDPKAAVYNIEDYKSGIVYSTITNMRNIVGEMSLDEVLSGRDRINSKLLEIIDEITDAYGIKILSVEIKNIIPPSEIQQAMEKQMRAERDKRAVILQAEGEKQSQIARSEGEKQGSILKAEAEKEANIRRAEGLRESQLLEAEGKAKAIEIVAKAEAEAIKQVNRAIIESGTNETVIALKQVEALKEMANSPSNKLILPNESLSTLGSIAAIGEMLKKENK encoded by the coding sequence ATGATAAGTACAATTTTATTAACAATATTGCTAGTTATAGTTCTATTAGCAGTATTAACATCAATTAAGATAGTAAACACTGGATACATTTATATTTTAGAAAGGTTTGGTCAATATCATAGATCACTACAGCCAGGTTGGCATTTTACAATACCTTTTGCTGATTTTGTAAGACGTAAAATTTCAACAAAGCAACAGATTTTAGATATTCAGCCACAAAGTGTTATAACTAAAGACAATGTTAAGATATCAATAGATAATGTTATATTTTATAAAGTTTTAGATCCAAAGGCAGCAGTATATAATATAGAGGATTATAAATCAGGTATAGTTTATTCAACTATAACGAATATGAGAAACATAGTTGGAGAAATGAGTTTAGATGAGGTTTTATCAGGAAGAGATAGAATAAATTCTAAGCTTTTAGAGATAATAGATGAGATTACTGATGCTTATGGAATTAAGATTCTTTCAGTTGAGATAAAAAATATAATTCCACCATCTGAAATTCAACAAGCTATGGAAAAACAAATGAGAGCAGAGAGAGATAAAAGAGCTGTGATTCTTCAAGCAGAAGGAGAAAAACAAAGTCAAATTGCAAGATCAGAAGGAGAAAAACAAGGATCAATACTTAAGGCAGAAGCTGAAAAGGAAGCTAATATAAGACGTGCCGAAGGTCTTAGAGAATCTCAACTTCTTGAAGCAGAAGGTAAAGCTAAAGCTATTGAAATAGTTGCAAAAGCAGAAGCGGAAGCAATTAAACAAGTAAACAGAGCTATAATTGAATCAGGAACAAATGAAACTGTTATTGCATTAAAGCAGGTTGAAGCACTTAAAGAAATGGCTAATAGTCCATCAAACAAACTAATACTTCCAAATGAATCTTTATCTACTTTGGGAAGTATAGCTGCTATAGGAGAAATGCTAAAAAAAGAGAATAAATAA
- a CDS encoding SufD family Fe-S cluster assembly protein, which produces MVNSIEEKVLSEIDNLDDLYKGAHNIRSNGKAISRTSSKTITISNKEDKPGIDVVVSPGTKNESVHVPVIISNSDITDTVYNTFDIGENSDVTIVAGCGIHNCTAQKTEHVGIHDLFVRKGSKVKYVEKHYAESEGQSRKVFHTKTIIEVEENGTLEMELVQIKGVDDSKKDLEVNLHKNAHLIITERIFTELNQEAKSNLIVNLIGEDASAQTISRTVAKGESKQTFNFMINGKNKSRGHIECDSIIMDKAVVTSVPALCASCEDAELIHEAAIGKIASDQIMKLMSLGLTEEEAQETILQGFLK; this is translated from the coding sequence ATGGTTAATTCAATTGAAGAAAAAGTATTAAGTGAAATAGATAATCTAGATGATTTATATAAAGGTGCTCATAATATAAGAAGCAATGGAAAAGCTATAAGCAGAACTTCTTCTAAAACAATTACAATCAGTAATAAAGAAGATAAGCCAGGAATTGATGTTGTAGTAAGTCCTGGTACTAAAAATGAAAGTGTTCATGTTCCAGTTATAATTTCAAATTCTGATATTACTGATACTGTATATAATACATTTGATATAGGTGAAAATTCAGATGTAACTATTGTAGCAGGATGTGGTATTCATAATTGTACTGCTCAAAAAACAGAACATGTAGGTATTCATGACCTATTTGTAAGAAAAGGAAGTAAAGTAAAGTATGTTGAAAAACATTATGCAGAAAGTGAAGGCCAATCAAGAAAAGTTTTTCATACAAAAACTATTATAGAAGTTGAAGAAAATGGAACATTAGAAATGGAATTGGTTCAAATAAAAGGTGTTGATGACAGCAAGAAAGATTTAGAAGTAAATTTACATAAAAATGCTCATTTGATTATAACAGAAAGAATTTTTACAGAACTTAATCAAGAAGCAAAGTCTAATTTAATTGTAAATTTAATTGGAGAAGATGCTTCTGCTCAAACTATATCACGTACTGTAGCAAAAGGTGAATCAAAACAAACTTTTAATTTTATGATAAATGGAAAAAATAAGAGTAGAGGACATATAGAATGTGATTCTATTATTATGGATAAAGCAGTTGTAACATCTGTACCAGCCCTTTGTGCTAGTTGTGAGGATGCAGAACTTATTCATGAAGCAGCAATAGGTAAAATAGCGTCTGATCAAATAATGAAATTAATGTCTTTAGGTCTTACTGAAGAAGAAGCTCAAGAAACTATACTTCAAGGATTTTTAAAATAA
- a CDS encoding NfeD family protein: MWSKLILWIVVAVFAIAIDIFTSSFLFVWFGIGGIVAIILTVLHFPFLIQFIAFIATSLVLLAIGYPIVKKAIKNTIVITPTMEEEYIGKEFISNYNIKDKANIKFKGIYWTVKNIGENINKGDKVVVLAIEGNKLVVKKL; encoded by the coding sequence ATGTGGTCAAAGTTAATATTATGGATAGTGGTAGCAGTTTTTGCAATAGCAATAGATATTTTTACAAGTAGTTTTTTATTTGTATGGTTTGGAATAGGAGGAATAGTTGCGATAATATTAACAGTCTTACATTTTCCTTTTTTAATTCAGTTTATTGCATTTATAGCTACGAGTTTAGTGTTATTGGCTATAGGCTATCCAATAGTTAAAAAAGCAATAAAAAATACAATTGTAATAACTCCAACAATGGAAGAAGAATATATAGGAAAAGAATTTATTAGTAACTATAATATTAAGGATAAAGCTAATATAAAGTTCAAAGGAATATATTGGACAGTTAAGAATATAGGAGAAAATATAAATAAAGGTGACAAAGTTGTAGTCTTAGCCATAGAAGGAAATAAATTAGTTGTTAAAAAACTATAA
- a CDS encoding iron-containing alcohol dehydrogenase produces the protein MLKFNYSIPTNVHFGKGRIQVLAKEIKKYGSKVLLTYGGGSIKKNGLYDSIVDIFNENEIFFCELNGIDPNPRLTSVNEGIKICKENDIDFILAVGGGSVIDCSKIIAAGYYYEGNPWDFFTGKARIKQALPIGTILTLAATGSEMNGNAVISNMETEEKLGTFGESLKPKFSILDPTYTMTVPVKQTAAGTADIMSHVFEQYFSPTEGAFLQDRLAEAVLKTCIEYGPIAIKNPEDYEARANLMWSSSIALNGLLTYGKITDWATHGMEHELSAIYDITHGIGLAILTPNWMEHVLDDGTVEKFVEYGVNVWGISLEEDKYSVARKAIEKTREFFKELGIPMTLEEVGINEERLEEMAEKATKFRPLGGFKKLDKNDVLEIYKASL, from the coding sequence ATGTTAAAATTTAATTACTCTATTCCAACAAATGTTCATTTTGGCAAAGGTAGAATACAAGTGTTAGCAAAAGAAATAAAGAAGTATGGTTCAAAAGTCCTTCTAACTTATGGAGGAGGGAGCATAAAGAAAAATGGACTTTATGATTCTATAGTAGACATTTTTAATGAGAATGAGATATTTTTTTGTGAACTTAATGGAATAGATCCTAATCCAAGATTAACTAGTGTAAACGAAGGAATTAAAATATGTAAAGAAAATGATATTGACTTTATCCTTGCAGTTGGAGGAGGAAGTGTAATAGATTGCTCTAAAATAATCGCAGCAGGGTATTATTACGAAGGTAATCCATGGGACTTTTTTACTGGAAAAGCTAGAATAAAACAAGCTTTACCTATAGGAACAATTCTTACATTAGCTGCTACTGGTTCTGAAATGAATGGAAATGCAGTCATAAGCAATATGGAAACAGAAGAGAAATTAGGAACTTTTGGAGAGTCTCTAAAACCTAAATTTTCAATATTAGACCCTACTTATACAATGACTGTTCCAGTTAAACAAACAGCAGCAGGCACAGCTGATATAATGAGTCATGTATTTGAACAATATTTTAGCCCTACAGAAGGTGCTTTCCTTCAAGATAGATTAGCTGAAGCTGTACTTAAGACATGTATAGAATATGGACCAATAGCAATCAAGAATCCAGAAGATTACGAGGCAAGAGCGAATTTAATGTGGTCTTCAAGTATAGCTTTAAATGGTTTGTTGACTTATGGAAAAATTACAGATTGGGCTACTCATGGAATGGAACATGAACTAAGTGCTATATATGATATAACTCATGGTATAGGACTTGCTATTCTTACTCCAAACTGGATGGAACATGTTCTAGATGATGGAACAGTTGAGAAGTTTGTTGAGTATGGAGTTAATGTATGGGGAATATCTTTAGAAGAAGATAAATATAGTGTAGCTAGAAAAGCAATAGAAAAAACAAGAGAATTCTTTAAAGAATTAGGAATTCCAATGACTTTGGAAGAAGTTGGAATTAATGAAGAAAGATTAGAAGAAATGGCAGAAAAAGCTACAAAATTTAGACCATTAGGTGGGTTTAAGAAACTTGATAAGAATGATGTTTTAGAAATATACAAAGCATCTTTATAA